A window of Ranitomeya variabilis isolate aRanVar5 chromosome 2, aRanVar5.hap1, whole genome shotgun sequence contains these coding sequences:
- the LOC143803747 gene encoding protein FAM200C-like, translating to MAKRKKDEEYRTFQQEWTDEFAFVERAGSPVCLICNDKIASMKRSNIKRHFDTRHASFASKYPAGDSRKKACQELLCKVQASQQQLRVWTQQGDLNSASFVGALAIVRNGKPFTDGEYAKTFMLDVANELFDDFPDKAKIIKRIKDMPLSARTVHDRAIMMASQIEASQVKDINTALFFSLALDESTDVSHISQFSIIARYAVGDTLHEESLAVLPLKGTTRGDDLFKSFTQFTKEKNLPMHKLISVCTDGAPCMVGKNKVFVALLREHEKRPILSFHCILHQEALCAQMFGEQLGEVMSLVIQVVNFIVARALNDRQFKTLLDEVGNNYPGLLLHSNVRWLSRGKVLSRFAACLSEIRTFLEMKNIDHPELSNTEWLLKFFYLVDITEHLNQLNVKMQGVGNTVLSLQQAVFAFENKLELFIADIETGRLIHFEKLGEFKDACTANDPAQHLDIQQLAGFTSNLLQSFKARFGEFREHTRLFKFITHPHECALDSTDLSYVPGVSIRYFELQAADLKASDMWVNKFKSLNEDLEKLARQQAELASKHKWREMKQLQHADQLIVKTWNALPVTYQTLQRVGIAVLTMFGSTYACEQSFSHLKHIKTNIRSRLTDGSLNACMKLNLTTYEPDYKAISKSMQHQKSH from the coding sequence ATGGCTAAAAGAAAGAAGGATGAGGAGTATCGTACTTTTCAGCAGGAGTGGACAGACGAATTTGCCTTTGTGGAGAGAGCAGGTTCACCAGTTTGTCTTATATGCAATGATAAAATTGCATCCATGAAGCGGTCAAATATAAAGCGCCACTTTGACACACGCCATGCTTCATTTGCATCGAAATATCCTGCAGGGGACAGCAGGAAGAAAGCCTGTCAAGAGCTGCTGTGCAAAGTGCAAGCTAGTCAGCAGCAACTTCGAGTTTGGACCCAACAAGGTGACTTAAATTCGGCTAGCTTTGTTGGTGCTTTGGCAATTGTCAGAAACGGAAAACCATTCACAGATGGGGAGTATGCCAAAACATTTATGCTTGATGTTgccaatgaactttttgatgattttccggATAAAGCCAAGATTATCAAACGGATAAAAGACATGCCTCTGTCAGCAAGAACAGTTCATGACCGTGCCATCATGATGGCAAGTCAGATTGAGGCATCCCAAGTGAAGGACATAAATACAGCTCTGTTCTTTTCTCTTGCTTTGGATGAATCAACTGACGTAAGCCATATATCTCAGTTCAGCATCATTGCAAGGTATGCTGTCGGTGACACGTTACATGAGGAAAGTCTTGCTGTTTTGCCTCTGAAAGGGACAACAAGAGGGGATGATTTGTTCAAGTCATTCACTCAGTTCACTAAAGAAAAAAATCTACCAATGCATAAACTTATTTCAGTGTGTACTGATGGTGCTCCATGCATGGTAGGAAAAAACAAAGTATTTGTAGCGCTTCTTCGTGAACATGAAAAAAGACCTATCCTTAGTTTTCACTGCATCCTACATCAGGAGGCACTTTGTGCTCAGATGTTTGGTGAGCAGCTTGGTGAGGTGATGTCACTTGTCATTCAGGTGGTCAACTTTATTGTTGCCCGTGCTTTAAATGATCGCCAGTTTAAAACACTCCTGGATGAAGTTGGGAATAATTATCCTGGTCTGCTTCTGCACAGCAACGTGCGCTGGCTGTCAAGAGGGAAGGTGCTCAGCCGTTTCGCAGCTTGTCTGAGTGAAATACGAACTTTTCTTGAAATGAAAAACATTGACCATCCTGAGTTGTCCAACACTGAGTGGCTCCTGAAGTTCTTCTATCTTGTAGATATAACTGAACATCTGAACCAGCTCAATGTGAAAATGCAAGGCGTTGGTAATACAGTTTTATCGCTTCAACAAGCTGTGTTTGCATTTGAAAATAAGCTGGAACTGTTTATCGCAGACATTGAAACAGGTCGTTTAATACACTTTGAAAAACTGGGAGAGTTTAAAGATGCATGCACAGCAAATGACCCTGCACAACATCTTGATATTCAGCAGCTAGCAGGCTTTACATCCAATCTCCTGCAATCATTCAAAGCGCGCTTTGGAGAATTTCGTGAGCACACTCGTCTTTTTAAGTTCATCACTCATCCACATGAGTGTGCACTGGACAGCACTGACCTGAGTTATGTCCCTGGTGTCTCCATCAGATATTTTGAGCTACAAGCTGCTGACCTGAAGGCTTCAGACATGTGGGTGAATAAGTTTAAATCACTTAATGAAGATTTGGAAAAACTTGCACGACAGCAAGCAGAGTTGGCAAGCAAACACAAGTGGAGAGAAATGAAACAACTCCAACATGCAGACCAGCTGATCGTCAAAACTTGGAATGCACTTCCTGTCACATACCAAACACTGCAGCGTGTGGGTATTGCTGTACTGACAATGTTTGGCTCTACCTATGCATGCGAGCAGTCTTTCTCACATCTAAAGCACATCAAGACTAACATACGTTCACGTTTAACGGATGGAAGTCTCAACGCCTGCATGAAGCTAAACCTCACCACGTATGAACCAGATTACAAAGCCATCAGCAAATCCATGCAGCACCAGAAGTCACATTAA